In Takifugu flavidus isolate HTHZ2018 chromosome 5, ASM371156v2, whole genome shotgun sequence, the following proteins share a genomic window:
- the phf19 gene encoding PHD finger protein 19 isoform X4, with protein MASNLTVGQFVLCHWSDGLYYLGKIHRVSPPRQSCFVTFEDNSKFWVLWKDIQHAGVPGEEPRCSVCKEGDIDGDNQTNQSNQILICGKCGIGFHQHCHVPPVEGSIVTSPWFCRRCVFALAVRKGGALKKGPLSKTLWAMKQVLPYKVESLDWDSQHRTNQQQCYCYCGGPGEWYLKMLQCFRCQQWFHEACTQCLQCSMMFGDRFYLFLCAVCNKGSEYIRRLSLRWVDLVHLVLYNLSVSSKKKYFELDEILDFVSENWDQLQLGKLSNTPAADRGKHLLDALNKYKSKFLCGKEIKKRKCIFRLRTRVPPNPSSKLFPERIQSDGGRGCKKFGVRASSSAERKKRKAKWLLEDAIPNNGISCRSWASNHHMANIFDFTLDELQSLKSSSSRAVSIDQDSTDVSTSGSATTSTSYHFGRRVGSRKRKLPSNTHCQWASHREMTEESSVLLDDQDSMIHTHVSNSSHFLSDPSEIPSDSSHLHSSISSYFGIAGRLTNGERYQVLARRITPQGTVQYLLEWEGATPY; from the exons ATGGCATCAAATCTGACTGTTGGCCAGTTTGTTCTTTGCCACTGGTCAGATGGACTTTACTACCTGGGCAAGATCCATAGG GTCAGCCCCCCTAGACAGAGCTGCTTTGTTACATTTGAGGACAACTCCAAATTCTGGGTCCTTTGGAAGGACATCCAACATG CTGGAGTACCTGGGGAGGAGCCTCGCTGCTCAGTTTGTAAAGAGGGTGATATAGATGGTGACAACCAGACAAACCAAAGCAACCAGATCCTGATCTGTGGGAAGTGTGGCATTG GCTTCCACCAGCATTGTCATGTGCCTCCAGTAGAGGGCAGTATCGTCACCAGCCCTTGGTTCTGTAGACGCTGTGTCTTTGCTCTGGCTGTCAGG AAAGGTGGAGCTCTGAAGAAAGGTCCACTCTCCAAAACTTTATGGGCTATGAAACAAGTGTTACCTTACAAGGTGGAGAGTCTGGACTGGGATTCGCAGCACCGAACCAATCAGCAGCAGTGTTACTGTTACTGTGGAGGCCCAGGAGA gtggtatCTGAAGATGCTGCAGTGTTTTCGGTGTCAGCAGTGGTTCCATGAGGCGTGCACACAGTGTCTGCAGTGCTCCATGATGTTTGGAGACAG GTTCTACCTGTTCCTGTGCGCAGTGTGCAATAAAGGATCTGAGTACATTCGACGCCTGTCTCTTAGGTGGGTGGACCTCGTTCACCTGGTACTCTACAACCTTTCAGTGAGCAGCAAAAAGAAATACTTTGAGTTGGATGAGATTCTGGACTTTGTCTCTGAAAACTGGGACCAGTTACAGCTTGGCAAG ctgtCTAACACTCCTGCAGCAGATCGGGGGAAGCACTTACTGGACGCTCTGAATAAATATAAAAGCAA GTTTCTTTGCGGGAAAGAgatcaaaaaaaggaaatgcatcTTTCGCTTGAGGACAAGAGTCCCCCCCAATCCCTCCTCCAAGTTGTTTCCTGAGCGGATTCAAAGTGATGGTGGGCGAGGCTGTAAGAAGTTTGGCGTCCGGGCCAG CTCTTCAGCTGAGCGAAAGAAGAGGAAGGCCAAGTGGCTTCTAGAAGATGCCATTCCAAAT AATGGAATATCTTGTAGAAGTTGGGCTTCTAACCATCACATGGCAAACATCTTTGACTTCACTCTGGATGAGTTGCAGAGCCTCAAGAG TAGTTCCAGTCGAGCTGTCAGTATTGATCAAGACTCCACTGATGTTTCCACTTCAGGATCTGCTACAACCAGCACCTCCTACCATTTCGG GAGAAGGGTGggaagcaggaagaggaagttgcCTAGTAACACTCATTGCCAGTGGGCCAGTCACAGAGAGATGACAGAGGAGTCTTCTGTTTTGCTTGATGACCAAGATTCTATGATCCACACCCATGTGTCCAATTCCTCCCATTTCCTTTCTGACCCTTCTGAGATTCCCTCTGACTCATCCCACCTCCACTCATCCATTTCATCTTATTTTGGTATTGCAGGTAGGCTGACCAATGGGGAGAGGTACCAGGTGTTGGCTCGCAGGATCACTCCTCAGGGGACAGTCCAGTACTTGTTGGAGTGGGAGGGGGCAACACCTTATTAG
- the phf19 gene encoding PHD finger protein 19 isoform X1 translates to MMYTLHRMLENLTGPFSDLKPHVSPRGGTYGEGRGLEEEMASNLTVGQFVLCHWSDGLYYLGKIHRVSPPRQSCFVTFEDNSKFWVLWKDIQHAGVPGEEPRCSVCKEGDIDGDNQTNQSNQILICGKCGIGFHQHCHVPPVEGSIVTSPWFCRRCVFALAVRKGGALKKGPLSKTLWAMKQVLPYKVESLDWDSQHRTNQQQCYCYCGGPGEWYLKMLQCFRCQQWFHEACTQCLQCSMMFGDRFYLFLCAVCNKGSEYIRRLSLRWVDLVHLVLYNLSVSSKKKYFELDEILDFVSENWDQLQLGKLSNTPAADRGKHLLDALNKYKSKFLCGKEIKKRKCIFRLRTRVPPNPSSKLFPERIQSDGGRGCKKFGVRASSSAERKKRKAKWLLEDAIPNNGISCRSWASNHHMANIFDFTLDELQSLKSSSSRAVSIDQDSTDVSTSGSATTSTSYHFGRRVGSRKRKLPSNTHCQWASHREMTEESSVLLDDQDSMIHTHVSNSSHFLSDPSEIPSDSSHLHSSISSYFGIAGRLTNGERYQVLARRITPQGTVQYLLEWEGATPY, encoded by the exons ATGATGTACACATTACACAG GATGTTGGAGAACCTGACTGGACCCTTTTCTGATCTGAAGCCTCACGTGTCACCAAGAGGTGGAACATATGGAGAAGGACGTGGTCTGGAAGAAGAGATGGCATCAAATCTGACTGTTGGCCAGTTTGTTCTTTGCCACTGGTCAGATGGACTTTACTACCTGGGCAAGATCCATAGG GTCAGCCCCCCTAGACAGAGCTGCTTTGTTACATTTGAGGACAACTCCAAATTCTGGGTCCTTTGGAAGGACATCCAACATG CTGGAGTACCTGGGGAGGAGCCTCGCTGCTCAGTTTGTAAAGAGGGTGATATAGATGGTGACAACCAGACAAACCAAAGCAACCAGATCCTGATCTGTGGGAAGTGTGGCATTG GCTTCCACCAGCATTGTCATGTGCCTCCAGTAGAGGGCAGTATCGTCACCAGCCCTTGGTTCTGTAGACGCTGTGTCTTTGCTCTGGCTGTCAGG AAAGGTGGAGCTCTGAAGAAAGGTCCACTCTCCAAAACTTTATGGGCTATGAAACAAGTGTTACCTTACAAGGTGGAGAGTCTGGACTGGGATTCGCAGCACCGAACCAATCAGCAGCAGTGTTACTGTTACTGTGGAGGCCCAGGAGA gtggtatCTGAAGATGCTGCAGTGTTTTCGGTGTCAGCAGTGGTTCCATGAGGCGTGCACACAGTGTCTGCAGTGCTCCATGATGTTTGGAGACAG GTTCTACCTGTTCCTGTGCGCAGTGTGCAATAAAGGATCTGAGTACATTCGACGCCTGTCTCTTAGGTGGGTGGACCTCGTTCACCTGGTACTCTACAACCTTTCAGTGAGCAGCAAAAAGAAATACTTTGAGTTGGATGAGATTCTGGACTTTGTCTCTGAAAACTGGGACCAGTTACAGCTTGGCAAG ctgtCTAACACTCCTGCAGCAGATCGGGGGAAGCACTTACTGGACGCTCTGAATAAATATAAAAGCAA GTTTCTTTGCGGGAAAGAgatcaaaaaaaggaaatgcatcTTTCGCTTGAGGACAAGAGTCCCCCCCAATCCCTCCTCCAAGTTGTTTCCTGAGCGGATTCAAAGTGATGGTGGGCGAGGCTGTAAGAAGTTTGGCGTCCGGGCCAG CTCTTCAGCTGAGCGAAAGAAGAGGAAGGCCAAGTGGCTTCTAGAAGATGCCATTCCAAAT AATGGAATATCTTGTAGAAGTTGGGCTTCTAACCATCACATGGCAAACATCTTTGACTTCACTCTGGATGAGTTGCAGAGCCTCAAGAG TAGTTCCAGTCGAGCTGTCAGTATTGATCAAGACTCCACTGATGTTTCCACTTCAGGATCTGCTACAACCAGCACCTCCTACCATTTCGG GAGAAGGGTGggaagcaggaagaggaagttgcCTAGTAACACTCATTGCCAGTGGGCCAGTCACAGAGAGATGACAGAGGAGTCTTCTGTTTTGCTTGATGACCAAGATTCTATGATCCACACCCATGTGTCCAATTCCTCCCATTTCCTTTCTGACCCTTCTGAGATTCCCTCTGACTCATCCCACCTCCACTCATCCATTTCATCTTATTTTGGTATTGCAGGTAGGCTGACCAATGGGGAGAGGTACCAGGTGTTGGCTCGCAGGATCACTCCTCAGGGGACAGTCCAGTACTTGTTGGAGTGGGAGGGGGCAACACCTTATTAG
- the phf19 gene encoding PHD finger protein 19 isoform X3 yields MLENLTGPFSDLKPHVSPRGGTYGEGRGLEEEMASNLTVGQFVLCHWSDGLYYLGKIHRVSPPRQSCFVTFEDNSKFWVLWKDIQHAGVPGEEPRCSVCKEGDIDGDNQTNQSNQILICGKCGIGFHQHCHVPPVEGSIVTSPWFCRRCVFALAVRKGGALKKGPLSKTLWAMKQVLPYKVESLDWDSQHRTNQQQCYCYCGGPGEWYLKMLQCFRCQQWFHEACTQCLQCSMMFGDRFYLFLCAVCNKGSEYIRRLSLRWVDLVHLVLYNLSVSSKKKYFELDEILDFVSENWDQLQLGKLSNTPAADRGKHLLDALNKYKSKFLCGKEIKKRKCIFRLRTRVPPNPSSKLFPERIQSDGGRGCKKFGVRASSSAERKKRKAKWLLEDAIPNNGISCRSWASNHHMANIFDFTLDELQSLKSSSSRAVSIDQDSTDVSTSGSATTSTSYHFGRRVGSRKRKLPSNTHCQWASHREMTEESSVLLDDQDSMIHTHVSNSSHFLSDPSEIPSDSSHLHSSISSYFGIAGRLTNGERYQVLARRITPQGTVQYLLEWEGATPY; encoded by the exons ATGTTGGAGAACCTGACTGGACCCTTTTCTGATCTGAAGCCTCACGTGTCACCAAGAGGTGGAACATATGGAGAAGGACGTGGTCTGGAAGAAGAGATGGCATCAAATCTGACTGTTGGCCAGTTTGTTCTTTGCCACTGGTCAGATGGACTTTACTACCTGGGCAAGATCCATAGG GTCAGCCCCCCTAGACAGAGCTGCTTTGTTACATTTGAGGACAACTCCAAATTCTGGGTCCTTTGGAAGGACATCCAACATG CTGGAGTACCTGGGGAGGAGCCTCGCTGCTCAGTTTGTAAAGAGGGTGATATAGATGGTGACAACCAGACAAACCAAAGCAACCAGATCCTGATCTGTGGGAAGTGTGGCATTG GCTTCCACCAGCATTGTCATGTGCCTCCAGTAGAGGGCAGTATCGTCACCAGCCCTTGGTTCTGTAGACGCTGTGTCTTTGCTCTGGCTGTCAGG AAAGGTGGAGCTCTGAAGAAAGGTCCACTCTCCAAAACTTTATGGGCTATGAAACAAGTGTTACCTTACAAGGTGGAGAGTCTGGACTGGGATTCGCAGCACCGAACCAATCAGCAGCAGTGTTACTGTTACTGTGGAGGCCCAGGAGA gtggtatCTGAAGATGCTGCAGTGTTTTCGGTGTCAGCAGTGGTTCCATGAGGCGTGCACACAGTGTCTGCAGTGCTCCATGATGTTTGGAGACAG GTTCTACCTGTTCCTGTGCGCAGTGTGCAATAAAGGATCTGAGTACATTCGACGCCTGTCTCTTAGGTGGGTGGACCTCGTTCACCTGGTACTCTACAACCTTTCAGTGAGCAGCAAAAAGAAATACTTTGAGTTGGATGAGATTCTGGACTTTGTCTCTGAAAACTGGGACCAGTTACAGCTTGGCAAG ctgtCTAACACTCCTGCAGCAGATCGGGGGAAGCACTTACTGGACGCTCTGAATAAATATAAAAGCAA GTTTCTTTGCGGGAAAGAgatcaaaaaaaggaaatgcatcTTTCGCTTGAGGACAAGAGTCCCCCCCAATCCCTCCTCCAAGTTGTTTCCTGAGCGGATTCAAAGTGATGGTGGGCGAGGCTGTAAGAAGTTTGGCGTCCGGGCCAG CTCTTCAGCTGAGCGAAAGAAGAGGAAGGCCAAGTGGCTTCTAGAAGATGCCATTCCAAAT AATGGAATATCTTGTAGAAGTTGGGCTTCTAACCATCACATGGCAAACATCTTTGACTTCACTCTGGATGAGTTGCAGAGCCTCAAGAG TAGTTCCAGTCGAGCTGTCAGTATTGATCAAGACTCCACTGATGTTTCCACTTCAGGATCTGCTACAACCAGCACCTCCTACCATTTCGG GAGAAGGGTGggaagcaggaagaggaagttgcCTAGTAACACTCATTGCCAGTGGGCCAGTCACAGAGAGATGACAGAGGAGTCTTCTGTTTTGCTTGATGACCAAGATTCTATGATCCACACCCATGTGTCCAATTCCTCCCATTTCCTTTCTGACCCTTCTGAGATTCCCTCTGACTCATCCCACCTCCACTCATCCATTTCATCTTATTTTGGTATTGCAGGTAGGCTGACCAATGGGGAGAGGTACCAGGTGTTGGCTCGCAGGATCACTCCTCAGGGGACAGTCCAGTACTTGTTGGAGTGGGAGGGGGCAACACCTTATTAG
- the phf19 gene encoding PHD finger protein 19 isoform X2 translates to MMYTLHRMLENLTGPFSDLKPHVSPRGGTYGEGRGLEEEMASNLTVGQFVLCHWSDGLYYLGKIHRVSPPRQSCFVTFEDNSKFWVLWKDIQHAGVPGEEPRCSVCKEGDIDGDNQTNQSNQILICGKCGIGFHQHCHVPPVEGSIVTSPWFCRRCVFALAVRKGGALKKGPLSKTLWAMKQVLPYKVESLDWDSQHRTNQQQCYCYCGGPGEWYLKMLQCFRCQQWFHEACTQCLQCSMMFGDRFYLFLCAVCNKGSEYIRRLSLRWVDLVHLVLYNLSVSSKKKYFELDEILDFVSENWDQLQLGKLSNTPAADRGKHLLDALNKYKSKFLCGKEIKKRKCIFRLRTRVPPNPSSKLFPERIQSDGGRGCKKFGVRASSSAERKKRKAKWLLEDAIPNNGISCRSWASNHHMANIFDFTLDELQSLKSSSRAVSIDQDSTDVSTSGSATTSTSYHFGRRVGSRKRKLPSNTHCQWASHREMTEESSVLLDDQDSMIHTHVSNSSHFLSDPSEIPSDSSHLHSSISSYFGIAGRLTNGERYQVLARRITPQGTVQYLLEWEGATPY, encoded by the exons ATGATGTACACATTACACAG GATGTTGGAGAACCTGACTGGACCCTTTTCTGATCTGAAGCCTCACGTGTCACCAAGAGGTGGAACATATGGAGAAGGACGTGGTCTGGAAGAAGAGATGGCATCAAATCTGACTGTTGGCCAGTTTGTTCTTTGCCACTGGTCAGATGGACTTTACTACCTGGGCAAGATCCATAGG GTCAGCCCCCCTAGACAGAGCTGCTTTGTTACATTTGAGGACAACTCCAAATTCTGGGTCCTTTGGAAGGACATCCAACATG CTGGAGTACCTGGGGAGGAGCCTCGCTGCTCAGTTTGTAAAGAGGGTGATATAGATGGTGACAACCAGACAAACCAAAGCAACCAGATCCTGATCTGTGGGAAGTGTGGCATTG GCTTCCACCAGCATTGTCATGTGCCTCCAGTAGAGGGCAGTATCGTCACCAGCCCTTGGTTCTGTAGACGCTGTGTCTTTGCTCTGGCTGTCAGG AAAGGTGGAGCTCTGAAGAAAGGTCCACTCTCCAAAACTTTATGGGCTATGAAACAAGTGTTACCTTACAAGGTGGAGAGTCTGGACTGGGATTCGCAGCACCGAACCAATCAGCAGCAGTGTTACTGTTACTGTGGAGGCCCAGGAGA gtggtatCTGAAGATGCTGCAGTGTTTTCGGTGTCAGCAGTGGTTCCATGAGGCGTGCACACAGTGTCTGCAGTGCTCCATGATGTTTGGAGACAG GTTCTACCTGTTCCTGTGCGCAGTGTGCAATAAAGGATCTGAGTACATTCGACGCCTGTCTCTTAGGTGGGTGGACCTCGTTCACCTGGTACTCTACAACCTTTCAGTGAGCAGCAAAAAGAAATACTTTGAGTTGGATGAGATTCTGGACTTTGTCTCTGAAAACTGGGACCAGTTACAGCTTGGCAAG ctgtCTAACACTCCTGCAGCAGATCGGGGGAAGCACTTACTGGACGCTCTGAATAAATATAAAAGCAA GTTTCTTTGCGGGAAAGAgatcaaaaaaaggaaatgcatcTTTCGCTTGAGGACAAGAGTCCCCCCCAATCCCTCCTCCAAGTTGTTTCCTGAGCGGATTCAAAGTGATGGTGGGCGAGGCTGTAAGAAGTTTGGCGTCCGGGCCAG CTCTTCAGCTGAGCGAAAGAAGAGGAAGGCCAAGTGGCTTCTAGAAGATGCCATTCCAAAT AATGGAATATCTTGTAGAAGTTGGGCTTCTAACCATCACATGGCAAACATCTTTGACTTCACTCTGGATGAGTTGCAGAGCCTCAAGAG TTCCAGTCGAGCTGTCAGTATTGATCAAGACTCCACTGATGTTTCCACTTCAGGATCTGCTACAACCAGCACCTCCTACCATTTCGG GAGAAGGGTGggaagcaggaagaggaagttgcCTAGTAACACTCATTGCCAGTGGGCCAGTCACAGAGAGATGACAGAGGAGTCTTCTGTTTTGCTTGATGACCAAGATTCTATGATCCACACCCATGTGTCCAATTCCTCCCATTTCCTTTCTGACCCTTCTGAGATTCCCTCTGACTCATCCCACCTCCACTCATCCATTTCATCTTATTTTGGTATTGCAGGTAGGCTGACCAATGGGGAGAGGTACCAGGTGTTGGCTCGCAGGATCACTCCTCAGGGGACAGTCCAGTACTTGTTGGAGTGGGAGGGGGCAACACCTTATTAG